Proteins encoded within one genomic window of Amorphoplanes friuliensis DSM 7358:
- a CDS encoding DUF4129 domain-containing protein — protein MDLAALRRWWPLAAVLGLLFLASLAATRSAPQLERFNPDAAPTTEPPPLLPPSREVVPPPSAEPVAGGELPDWVGRVALIVLGVLALVVLGLVIWAVLRQTLGRRGTRKGRRDPRRPDSRTAEDLVAALDAGLQELSDTDRDPRRAVIACWVRLEQAAAAAGTPRHAGDSPTDLVARLLAEQHVDAGVLTPFAAVYRQARYATHTVDDQMRQQARTALERLRTDLGAGVPA, from the coding sequence TTGGACCTCGCCGCACTGCGTCGCTGGTGGCCGCTGGCCGCCGTCCTCGGGCTGCTCTTTCTCGCCTCGCTGGCGGCGACCCGCTCGGCGCCGCAGCTCGAGCGGTTCAACCCGGACGCCGCGCCGACCACCGAGCCGCCGCCGCTGCTTCCGCCGTCACGGGAGGTCGTCCCGCCGCCGTCCGCGGAGCCGGTGGCCGGAGGCGAGTTGCCCGACTGGGTCGGCCGCGTCGCCCTGATCGTTCTCGGCGTCCTCGCCCTGGTCGTCCTCGGGCTGGTGATCTGGGCGGTGCTGCGTCAGACGCTCGGCCGCCGCGGCACCCGCAAGGGCCGCCGTGACCCCCGGCGCCCCGACTCCCGGACGGCGGAGGACCTGGTCGCCGCCCTGGACGCCGGTCTGCAGGAGCTCTCCGACACCGACCGTGACCCGCGCCGGGCGGTGATCGCCTGCTGGGTCCGGCTCGAACAGGCGGCCGCAGCTGCGGGCACCCCGCGTCACGCCGGGGACAGCCCCACCGACCTGGTCGCCCGGCTGCTGGCCGAGCAGCACGTCGACGCGGGTGTGCTGACACCGTTCGCGGCTGTCTACCGCCAGGCCCGCTATGCGACTCACACCGTCGACGATCAGATGCGGCAGCAGGCGCGTACGGCCCTCGAACGGCTCCGGACCGACCTCGGTGCGGGGGTGCCGGCATGA
- a CDS encoding AAA family ATPase, with product MTDASVEALPPYEVGRLAAAVLDSVGSVVVGKRESLELVLAGILAGGHVLLEDLPGLGKTLTARCFAQALGLDFRRLQFTPDLLPADVTGSFLYDQRKGDFAFRAGPVFTNMLLADEINRTPPKTQAALLEAMQEKQVSVEGVTYRLDPPFHVLATANPIEYEGTYPLPEAQLDRFMLRVSFGYPTQDEEWEVLRRRMSRRQEESQLTPVVNADRLMAMQAALEQVAVEDSIGRYIVALTSATREHASALVGSSPRGSLALLLLARARAVMAGRDYVVPEDVKDVAVPALAHRITLRPEMWLRRVDPSFVVQEVLQAVPTPASGALPTYAGGYAEQ from the coding sequence GTGACGGACGCGAGCGTGGAGGCCCTGCCGCCCTACGAGGTGGGCAGGCTGGCCGCCGCTGTCCTGGACTCGGTCGGCAGTGTGGTGGTCGGCAAACGGGAATCCCTCGAGCTGGTGCTCGCCGGCATCCTCGCCGGCGGCCACGTGCTCCTCGAGGACCTTCCGGGGCTCGGCAAGACGCTGACCGCCCGGTGTTTCGCCCAGGCGCTCGGCCTGGACTTCCGGCGGTTGCAGTTCACCCCCGACCTGCTGCCCGCCGACGTCACCGGGTCGTTCCTCTACGACCAGCGCAAGGGTGACTTCGCGTTCCGCGCCGGTCCCGTCTTCACCAACATGCTGCTCGCCGACGAGATCAACCGGACGCCGCCGAAGACCCAGGCCGCGCTGCTCGAGGCCATGCAGGAGAAGCAGGTCTCCGTCGAGGGCGTGACCTACCGCCTGGACCCGCCCTTCCACGTGCTGGCGACCGCGAACCCCATCGAGTACGAGGGCACCTACCCGCTGCCGGAGGCCCAGCTCGACCGCTTCATGCTCCGCGTCTCGTTCGGATACCCGACCCAGGACGAGGAGTGGGAGGTGCTGCGCCGCCGCATGTCCCGCCGCCAGGAGGAGTCGCAGCTGACACCCGTGGTCAACGCCGACCGGCTGATGGCCATGCAGGCCGCGCTCGAACAGGTCGCCGTCGAGGACTCGATCGGCCGCTACATCGTGGCGCTGACCTCCGCGACCCGTGAGCACGCCTCGGCGCTGGTCGGCTCGTCCCCGCGTGGCTCCCTGGCGCTGCTGCTGCTCGCCCGGGCCCGCGCGGTCATGGCCGGCCGCGACTACGTGGTGCCCGAGGACGTCAAGGACGTGGCGGTTCCCGCCCTCGCCCACCGGATCACCCTGCGGCCGGAGATGTGGCTGCGCCGCGTCGACCCGTCGTTCGTCGTCCAGGAGGTGCTGCAGGCGGTGCCGACGCCGGCCAGTGGTGCGCTGCCCACGTACGCGGGCGGGTACGCCGAACAGTGA